From the Psychrobacter sp. P11F6 genome, the window ATGACCGATTATTTGATACATCCTTTGTCCAACCAGCTGATATACCGAGTTATTTATGTCTATTATTTTATTGCCTAACCGCTCTACTCCTTTTTTCAAACGCCCTTTGCTGACTGCTATGATGACCGCACTGGTTGCTACGATCAGTGTGACAGGTTGTAGCTCACCTGAATCTAACGACTCCGAGCCCGCGGACGCTAAGACTGAAAATCAAACAGCAGATAATGCCTCGAATGTCGCTAATAACGATGCGGTCTCTGTTGAAAAAATCACGGTCGACACGGTAAAAGGTAATGTCGACTTGGCAATGAATCCATCGCCGTTGGTGGTCTATGATATGACATTGATGCAGGATTTGGCCGCGCTTGATGTTGCTGTCGATGGCATGCCAAGCGGTCTAAAATTAGACAATTTACAGTCTAAGACACAGCCTGAACCAAAAACTGTCGGCACCGTATTTGAGCCAGATCTTGAGGCGTTGAACGCGATGCAGCCGCAAGCTATCTTAGTCGGCTCACGCATGGCAGAAAAATATGATGCGCTGTCCAGTATTGCGCCAACGCTCGACATGACGATTGATACTGCAAATATCTATGAATCGAGCAAGCAGCGTTTGCATGATTTGGGTGCATTGTTCGGTAAAAGTGCTCAAGCAGCGAAACTGCAAGGCAATATCGATGGGCTCATTGATGAGACCAAAACATTAACCAAAGATAAAGGTAAAGGCTTAGTGGTCATGGTCAATGGCAATAAGCTGTCTGCCTACGGCGACAAATCACGCTACGGTTTCATCCATACCGTGCTGGATATTCCAATGGCAGATGACCAAATCGCCGATGCGCGCCACGGTCAGCCAATCTCGTTTGAATACATACAAAAAACCAATCCAGACTGGTTATTCGTCGTCGATCGCAGTGCCGCCATTGGTGAAGATGGTGCTGGTGCCAAAGCCGTATTGGACAATCCATTGGTCGCGCAAACCAACGCATGGAGTAAGAATCAAGTGGTTTACCTTAGCCCAGACTCATACCTTGCCTTTGGCGGTTATTACCAATGGATGCAGGATTTGACGATCATTAAAGAGGCTTTTGCTAACGCTAAATAAATAATACGTTAAATAAGCAATATGCTACACAAGCAACATGTTAAATAAGCGTCATTCGTTTTTAGGCAACTGTCATGACTGTCAGTTGCCAACCCTCACTTTAAGCCAGTAGCTGATATGCCGTTATTTTCCTCTCGTGCGCAGACCAGCGTCAAAGCCCGCCCTACTTTACCAGCCGCATCAACGAGTTGGCAAAAAAGCGCAAGCCGTGGTCTAAGCTCTAAAAATCGCCGTACTTCTATACCGCCGTGGGTCATCAACACGGGCAGCCTCATTATTATGGGGCTTTTGGTGTTATTAAGCTTATCAATTGGTGTGGCTGATTTTTCATGGTCAGGTATATTTCACAGCCTTATCAACCATAGCGCCAACTCCGACAGCTCACTGCTACTGGTAAGTCGCCTACCGCGTACCATCGCTATTATCTTGACCGGTGTTTCCATGGCAGTTGCTGGGATGATTATTCAAGTGGTGCTCAAAAACCGCTTCGTTGAGCCATCGATGGTCGGTGCAACTCAAAGCGCCGCACTGGGATTATTGGTGGTTAGCCTGCTATTTCCAGCCAGTGCGCTCATTGTCAAGATGGGTGTGGCTACCATCGCCGCGGTATTTGGCATGATGCTGTTTATGCTGCTGATTCATCGTATTCCGCCGACGGATTTTTTGATGATCCCGCTAATTGGTATCGTCTTTGGCGGCATTATCGAGGCAGTAACGACCTTTATCGCCTATCAAACAGAATCGTTACAGATGCTCAGCGTTTGGCAATTTGGTGATTTCTCTGGCGTCTTAGCAGGTCGTTACGAGCTGTTATGGCTGACAGGCGGACTGTGTGTGTTGGCGTATATCATTGCTGACAAGCTGACCATCGTCGGTTTGGGTGACAATATCGCGCTCAATTTAGGCATCAGCAAACGACAAGTGACGTGGGTTGGCGTTGGTATGGTGGCGATGATG encodes:
- a CDS encoding siderophore ABC transporter substrate-binding protein, whose protein sequence is MSIILLPNRSTPFFKRPLLTAMMTALVATISVTGCSSPESNDSEPADAKTENQTADNASNVANNDAVSVEKITVDTVKGNVDLAMNPSPLVVYDMTLMQDLAALDVAVDGMPSGLKLDNLQSKTQPEPKTVGTVFEPDLEALNAMQPQAILVGSRMAEKYDALSSIAPTLDMTIDTANIYESSKQRLHDLGALFGKSAQAAKLQGNIDGLIDETKTLTKDKGKGLVVMVNGNKLSAYGDKSRYGFIHTVLDIPMADDQIADARHGQPISFEYIQKTNPDWLFVVDRSAAIGEDGAGAKAVLDNPLVAQTNAWSKNQVVYLSPDSYLAFGGYYQWMQDLTIIKEAFANAK
- a CDS encoding ABC transporter permease yields the protein MPLFSSRAQTSVKARPTLPAASTSWQKSASRGLSSKNRRTSIPPWVINTGSLIIMGLLVLLSLSIGVADFSWSGIFHSLINHSANSDSSLLLVSRLPRTIAIILTGVSMAVAGMIIQVVLKNRFVEPSMVGATQSAALGLLVVSLLFPASALIVKMGVATIAAVFGMMLFMLLIHRIPPTDFLMIPLIGIVFGGIIEAVTTFIAYQTESLQMLSVWQFGDFSGVLAGRYELLWLTGGLCVLAYIIADKLTIVGLGDNIALNLGISKRQVTWVGVGMVAMMSAVVVVTVGMIPFIGLVVPNIVSRLMGDKLRRSLPAVALLGASAVLLCDIIGRSIRYPFEVPVATVFGVVGTVLFLWLLLRAPAEQ